One Vigna unguiculata cultivar IT97K-499-35 chromosome 7, ASM411807v1, whole genome shotgun sequence genomic region harbors:
- the LOC114191314 gene encoding DELLA protein RGL1-like yields the protein MGRGPFSFTPFKSNEFHGGYGSIQGEDVVLQREHTFSSTMELNTHEDQSQKQQRSFDFDHVTSEEFNFESVQPPKKFSFQETKGQKDKQVLPSSLASLELLSNYGRRFNKIGTQNIRCSVETCFSPQKLSTEEIIRVAGARYLQHSTQWHHDLCIPMHPYGMSLGVLSEEENRGVELAQFLLAAAERVGCQQFERASMLLSHLLWNSSGGGGSPVERVVFHFSQALLERIKRETSGKVTLNKCVKNEEREMIEKLRLDTNMALTCHEKIPFNQVMQFAGVQAIVEHVAFQTRIHLINLDIGCGVQCTALMQALAERHERQVELLKITAIGLQGKTRLEETGKRLVSFAESLNLPFLYKIVFVRSITEIKAEQFGIEDNEAVAVYSPYMLRTMVSDFVSLEHLMRVMRKIRPTIMIVLELEAKHNSPSFVNRFIEALFFYAAFFDCIDTCMKQDYECRMRLEGILSEGIRNIVAMEDGERRVRDVKIDVWRRFFARYSMVETAFSESSLYQANLVTKKFECGNFCTVERNGKCLILGWKGATIHSISAWKFL from the coding sequence ATGGGAAGGGGTCCTTTTTCCTTCACACCTTTCAAATCCAACGAATTCCATGGCGGTTATGGCTCTATACAAGGAGAGGATGTTGTGCTCCAAAGGGAGCACACTTTCTCTTCAACAATGGAGTTAAATACTCACGAAGATCAATCTCAAAAGCAGCAACGTAGTTTCGATTTTGATCACGTGACGTCTGAGGAGTTCAACTTCGAATCTGTTCAGCCACCAAAGAAGTTTTCTTTTCAAGAAACTAAGGGACAAAAGGATAAACAAGTTCTGCCATCTTCTTTAGCATCACTAGAGCTCCTGAGCAATTATGGAAGAAGGTTCAATAAGATAGGGACGCAAAACATCAGGTGTAGTGTTGAAACTTGCTTCAGTCCTCAGAAGTTATCAACTGAAGAAATAATAAGAGTGGCCGGAGCAAGGTATCTTCAACACTCTACACAGTGGCACCATGATCTTTGCATCCCCATGCACCCTTATGGAATGAGTCTTGGGGTTTTATCGGAAGAAGAAAATAGAGGCGTGGAGCTCGCTCAGTTTCTTCTGGCAGCTGCTGAGAGGGTAGGGTGCCAGCAATTTGAACGTGCCAGCATGCTACTTTCCCATTTGCTGTGGAACTCTTCAGGCGGTGGTGGAAGCCCCGTTgagagagttgtttttcatttctctcAAGCACTTCTTGAAAGGATCAAAAGAGAAACGAGTGGAAAAGTGACACTGAACAAGTGTGTAAAAAACGAGGAAAGGGAAATGATTGAGAAGCTAAGATTGGATACTAACATGGCTCTTACGTGCCATGAAAAAATTCCTTTCAATCAAGTAATGCAGTTTGCTGGGGTGCAAGCCATAGTGGAACATGTGGCATTTCAAACCAGAATTCATCTCATAAACCTTGATATTGGGTGTGGGGTGCAATGCACAGCTTTGATGCAAGCACTGGCTGAGAGGCATGAAAGGCAAGTTGAGCTTCTGAAGATAACCGCCATTGGACTTCAAGGTAAAACCAGACTTGAAGAAACAGGGAAAAGGTTAGTGAGTTTTGCTGAATCCTTGAACTTGCCATTTTTATATAAGATAGTTTTTGTCAGAAGCATCACAGAGATCAAGGCTGAGCAATTTGGAATTGAGGATAATGAAGCTGTAGCTGTTTATTCTCCCTATATGCTGAGGACTATGGTGTCGGATTTTGTTTCTTTGGAACACCTGATGCGGGTGATGAGAAAAATCAGACCAACTATAATGATAGTTCTTGAGTTGGAAGCAAAGCACAATTCACCCTCCTTTGTGAATCGCTTCATTGAAGCATTGTTCTTCTACGCGGCATTTTTTGACTGCATTGACACCTGCATGAAGCAGGATTACGAGTGCAGAATGCGACTTGAGGGAATATTATCAGAAGGGATACGAAACATTGTTGCTATGGAAGATGGAGAAAGAAGGGTCAGGGATGTGAAGATAGATGTTTGGAGAAGATTCTTTGCAAGGTATAGTATGGTGGAGACTGCATTTAGCGAGTCATCATTGTACCAAGCTAACTTGGTTACCAAAAAATTTGAGTGTGGGAATTTCTGCACTGTGGAAAGAAACGGGAAATGCCTGATACTTGGATGGAAAGGAGCCACAATTCATTCAATCTCAGCTTGGAagtttctttaa
- the LOC114190542 gene encoding uncharacterized protein LOC114190542 — MMIGAWKQTKEWFNPREVFYLLTVVILSLLLPLSFLLLATLSGAQYYLQTLTLFQYSPHHFPYLFHLALHINPCVLYVLVSIVSVGTLIQGLMGKNKIFSETPSKSSSSLSLAWILLCAFQVCVGLGIEGSIAAGLYEYDDDVSGFGAERSLLSRMIFLLGLHETTYVWCRMVVRPVVDDTVFAGARKERWVERVGLAAGLGILWWWRLREEVETLVVVAQVKNEQLMDVGICDFVGWWLYYLVVTIGMVRIVKGMMWMFMVSLCRRRPTTMEVESNQNDDKV; from the coding sequence ATGATGATTGGAGCTTGGAAACAAACGAAGGAGTGGTTCAACCCAAGAGAGGTTTTCTACCTCCTCACCGTCGTAATCCTCAGCCTCCTCCTCCCTCTGTCTTTTCTTCTCTTGGCCACTCTCTCCGGTGCCCAATATTACCTTCAGACCCTGACTCTGTTCCAGTACTCTCCACACCACTTTCCCTATCTTTTCCACCTTGCCCTCCACATCAACCCATGTGTTCTCTACGTTTTGGTTTCCATTGTCAGCGTAGGGACCCTGATTCAGGGGCTCATGGGTAAAAACAAAATCTTTAGTGAGACGCCGTCCAAgtcctcttcttctctctccCTAGCGTGGATTCTCCTATGCGCGTTCCAGGTTTGCGTCGGTTTGGGCATCGAGGGGAGCATTGCGGCGGGGCTTTACGAGTACGATGATGACGTGTCGGGTTTCGGCGCGGAGAGAAGCCTGCTGAGCAGGATGATTTTTCTGCTGGGCCTGCACGAGACCACCTATGTATGGTGTCGGATGGTGGTGAGGCCCGTCGTGGATGACACGGTATTCGCCGGGGCCCGAAAAGAGAGGTGGGTGGAGAGGGTGGGCCTGGCTGCGGGCTTGGGCATCTTGTGGTGGTGGAGGTTGAGGGAGGAGGTGGAGACTCTGGTGGTTGTGGCCCAGGTGAAGAACGAGCAATTGATGGATGTGGGAATCTGTGactttgttgggtggtggttgTATTATCTCGTTGTGACCATTGGGATGGTGAGAATTGTGAAAGGTATGATGTGGATGTTCATGGTTTCTCTCTGTAGAAGAAGGCCAACAACAATGGAGGTGGAATCCAATCAGAACGATGACAAGGTGTAG